TGCTAGAGGCTTGACCTGACACACAATGTGCAGATATTATGGCATCTCCAGATATTATTTGTATTATTGAGGGAATCTTGGACACAAATTACAGCTCCAACTTCTGCCGTGCTGTGCATGGTGGGCTGTCCGAATCAACAAATTCTAGCCACAACGTGATCGAGCGTAGGAAAAGTATGCATGACCAAGACCAAGACGAGGCTTGGAGACCATCCTCCTACGATTGCACTTGTGGTGGAACCGGGATAGAGATAAGCTGCTCTGTTCATTCTCATTTCCACCTGCCATTCCCAGACCAATATGACTAAGCTCATGCTCCTCGTCCGAGGAGCAGCACTACTGCTTTGTCTATTGATCTCCCAAGCAACATCCACTTCCCATGGCCAAGCGAGTGCGTCAGGAGCCTGCATCGCAAGCGAGCGAGATGCGCTTCTGTccttcaaggcaagcctcctggaCCCTGCTGGCCGTCTCTCGTCATGGCAGGGTGAGGATTGTTGCCAATGGAAGGGAGTCCGCTGCAGCAACAGAACGGGCCATCTCATCAAGCTCAACCTCCGCAACATCGACATGCGTGACTACGGGTACGCAACCATCTCATCAAGCCGCCCGAACAGCAGCAGATCAGTGAGCTTGTCGGTAGGTCAGATGAGCTCTTCTTTGGCTACTTTACAACACCTGAGATATCTTGATCTGAGTTGGAATGACTTCAAGGGCACAAGCATCCCTGTCTttttggcttctctcaagaacctAAGGTACCTCAACCTATCGTCGGCAGGATTCAGTGGGAGAATTCCTTCCCAACTTGGCAATCTCTCAAAGTTGCAATATCTTGATCTCAGTTGGAATTCTAATTATGTTGATTGGAATTGGAATAGGTTTTACATAGTGGATCTTGCATGGTTGCCACGTCTCTCTTTGTTGAGACATCTTGACATGAGTTATGTGGATCTTGGTTCTGCGAGGGATTGGTTTCGGAGTGTTAATATGCTTCCTTCTCTTAAAGTGCTTGGCTTGTCCAGTTGTGGACTCAACAGTACCATGTCTGGTAGTATACCACATCCCAACCTCACAAATCTCGAAGTCCTTGATATGTCCGAGAACACCTTCCACACTTCACTGAAGCACGCGTGGTTTTGGAATCTCACAGGCCTTAAAGAGCTTCACCTCTCAGATTCCGGCTTGGAAGGGTCCATTCCTAGTGATTTGGCATACATGACGTCCCTTCAAGTCATAGACTTTAGTGGGAATGATCTCGTGGGTTTGATACCAAACAAATTAGAAAATTTGTGCAATTTGACAAGGATGAGGTTCACTGGTATCAACATAGGTTCAAGCATAGGCGAGTTCATGGGGCGATTGCCAAAATGCTCATGGACTACACTGCAAGAATTGTCAGTGGATGGTACAAATATGACCGGGAATCTGCCAATTTGGATTGGGAACATGACCAATCTCAGTGTTCTTCAAGCACGTAGAAACATATTGACTGGCCCTCTGCCTGAAGGAGTTGGAGCACTGGGTAATTTAAAAATGTTGGACATCAGCTATAATAACTTCAGCGGTGTGTTCTCGAAAGAACAATTTGCAAGCTTGGGGAAATTAGAGCTTTTGGACCTCAGCCACAATAAGTTTAACGGTGTGCTCTTGAGAGAACATTTTGCAAGTTTGGGCAATTTAAGGCTTTTGGACCTCAGCTACAACAACTTCTGTGGTGTGCTCTGGAAGGAACACTTTGCAAGTTTAGGCAATTTAGAGAAATTGGACCTCAGCTATAATAACTTTAGTaattttctcttgaaagaatactCCACAAGTTTAGGTAATTTAAGGCATTTGGACTtcagccataataagctaaatggTGTGCTCACGGAGGAGCATTTTGCTGGCCTATTAAATTTAGAGTATCTTGACTTATCGTATAACTCTTTAAGATTGGCTATCAACCAAAAATGGGTCCCTCCATTCCGATTGAAGGTTGCACGTTTCCAGTCATGCCAATTGGGCCCCAGTTTCCCAAAGTGGCTTAGATGGCAATCTGACATTGATGTTCTTATTCTCAGTGATGCAAATTTGGATGATGTCATTCCTGATTGGTTTTGGGTGACATTTTCTCGATCTACGTCATTGCTAGCATCAGGAAACAAATTGCATGGATCGTTACCGGAGGATCTACGACACATGTCAGCTGACCATATATATCTTGGGTCCAATAAGTTTATAGGTCAAGTTCCACAGTTGCCTGTGAATATATCACGACTAAACCTATCTTCAAACTGTTTATCTGGGTCATTGCCATCAGAGCTAAATGCCCCACTACTGAAAGAGTTTCTGCTTGCAAACAATCAATTTACAGGCATGATCTCATCGTCTATATGCCAGTTGACAGGTCTGAATAGGTTGGACTTATCAGGAAACCATTTTACAGGAGACATTATTCAATGCTGGAAAGAATCTGATGCAAACTCAGCAAACCAATTTGGGTCTGACATGCTCAGTTTAGCCCTAAATAACAACAATTTCACTGGTGAATTCCCCAAATTTCTCCAAAGGTCATCACGATTAATGTTCCTTGATCTATCTTACAATAGGTTATTTGGAAGATTGCCAGAATGGCTGCCAGAAAAAATGCCACAATTGAAAATATTAAGAGTGAGATCGAATATGTTCAGTGGTCAAATTCCTAAGGATATCACTTCCCTTGGCAGTCTTCACTATTTGGACATTGCACACAACAACATATCAGGAAACGTACCATCGTCTTTGTCAAACCTGAAGGCAATGATGACAGTGGTTTCGCAGGACACAGGGGATTACATTTATGAAGAGAGCATCCCAGTAATCACAAAGGACCAAAAGCGTGACTACACCTTTGCAATCTACCAGCTATTGGTAGTTCTTGATTTGTCAAGTAATAGTTTGGCAGGACATGTCCCAGAGGAGATAACTTCACTCATTGGGCTTACCAATCTGAACCTGTCAAAGAATGAACTCACCGGAGCAATCCCAAACCAAATCGGTGATTTAAGGCAGTTGGACTCACTCGACCTATCCTTCAATGAGTTTTCTGGTTCAataccatcaagtttgtcagcttTAACTTATTTGAGCCACTTGAACTTGTCATACAACAATCTGTCCGGTGCAATACCATCCGGACAACAGCTACAAACTCTTGATAATCAGATGTATATCTACATCGGTAACCCTGGTCTTTGTGGAGATCCTGTCGGCAGGAACTGCTCAACACATGATGCAGAGCAAAGTGACCTCGAAGATATAGATCATATGCCATCTGTTTATCTTGCCATGAGCATTGGATTTGTGGTGGGTCTGTGGACAGTTTTCTGCACCATGTTGATGAAGAGAACATGGAGGGCTGTCTTCTTCCAGTTTGTTGACATGATGTATGACATGGTTTATGTGCAAGTGGCTGTAAGGTGGGCTCACATGATGGAGAAAACTCAAGACGGTGCACCATGAAGTGCCCAACTCCACGACAAGCGAATTGTTTGTATCTAAATATTATTTGTATCTTCGCACCATATCTCTATTTGGAACTCTAAGGGGCCTTGGCTGGACGCATGTATTATACTGATGTATTGGTATTTGTATGTTTGTACTGTAACAAATGaagtgtactccctccgttcctaaatataagaccttttagagattgcattatgaactacatacggatgtacatagacatattttagagtatagattcactcgttttactccgtatgtagtcttctaatggaatctctaaaaggtcttatattttggaacggagggagtatatgtttgtggattatttaagctgaaGTAAGCCATTGTTCGCTCTTCGCTGTGCACTGCATGGAGAAAGATACAGCCCCATATGGGTACTGTGCCTTTTTCATGTTCTTCAGTTTGCGTTGTACATTTCCAAAGAGTAATAATTCATTGgcatagcaaaaaaatgacaccagTTGGTCAATATGTGAACAACCTTGTTTGTAAGATATATAAGATATATCAAGAGGTAGAAAACTTTGTTCACCATCTGTGCTTGTAGACTTATTCATGCTAATCTGAAGCTGCCATTTGAGCAGACATTTTTCACTCAACTCAACCATGCGCACCGAGGGTGTGTTTGCCAGCgaagtggagaagctcaaggccgGCCAGTTCAAGGCCTCGGGGTAGGTAACCCTGGAGTCATTTGATCACGACCACGCATGCCTCGTTGGGGTTACAGGATGCTGTCAGGAAGACAGATGCCCAAGAAGCAAAAGTGAAgttaagaagaagaaaataagtggCTATGTAATTTCTACGGCCTCTTTCATGCAAGAGATGTAATTTGGGGGTATATTTGCACTTTGAGAAGGAGTCACTATGAATGTTTGCATGATCCCCTGGCTGTGCTAGTTTCTGCTTTTCTTATGTGCAAAATCAAGATGCATCTTTACAGCAGCCAACAGTCTACGGAAAGTACTGATTCGTGTTACAGCACCCTGGAACTGAAGCCAGTATAAATATTTTGGTTCTCATGATTGGCATGTAAAATAAGGAAAGAGCTGTGAGCAAATTGTGTTGTAACAGGGGCACCACTGAATTTCATACTGGCTGTTGCGACGAATTATTTTGTACCATCCCATAGTCAACACATCTCCAGTGAGGTTCGGTCAGTCTGGTGACATTGACATGGCACATGGACAGAAATCAAGAACCACAAGGTGATCCCAAAGTTTATAGGTCAAACGAACACCAACGCATCGAATCCGCTCCTCCGACATCAGTCCCGAATCATCTGAGCAGAGAAATGCTCTGCTTTCACTCGTCATCTAGGAAAGGGGATTCTGAATCAAAAAATTCAGGTTGTTTACCGAATAAGGTTGTTAAATGCAGCCAGTGCCACAAATTCATGCTGTGTCTGTGATGCCAGTCTCATCACAGAACTTAGCTTCTGGTATCACTATCACACATCCAAAATACCTATTACTGGTAGAACAGCAAAATCATAGCGGAAAAAGACCCGCAAAAATAAAAGCTCTCTACAGGTTTCAAACTCACGCGGTTCCACAAACGTACGAGTTCTGCTAACCACTGGAGCTACTTTCGTTTAGTGATTGATAACAACAATAATTAGATAATAACAATGTAACCTCGCTATTTTATTACACATGACTGTACCGATTAAtacttttttgaattatttgacgAAACAATCGTTAATTTGGGAAAAAATAATTTTCAAGAAAAGCTCATCAATTTTCTGAATTATTTTCctggattttgaaaaaagttcatcaattttcatgaaaagctcacAAACTTGAAAAAAAGTTCAGCAATTTTCAAAcgaaagttcatcgattttgaaaaaaaaggtcatcaatttttttttatgtatttaaaaaaaatcaatttttttaaaaagttcaacaaaataggaaaaggttcatggattttcaaaaaacatTGAATTTGTAAAATAAGTTCATGGGATTTTGAGAAAAGGTCATCAAatgttaaaaaaaatcaaaaagattGAAGAATAATTATCTGTTTGGAAAAAAGTTTGTTGATTTTgagaaaaagttcatcgatttacaATCAcgcattaaaaaataaaaaaataacagaaaaaagaaagaaaaagaaacacgAACTGGggaaagaacaaaaagaagaaaataagttaATATACATAGGTTTTCAATGGCCCTAGTGGTTAGCGCAGTGCGCTGTGAACGTACATGTCTCGAGTTCAATTCGT
This genomic stretch from Hordeum vulgare subsp. vulgare chromosome 6H, MorexV3_pseudomolecules_assembly, whole genome shotgun sequence harbors:
- the LOC123406081 gene encoding receptor-like protein EIX2, translated to MTKLMLLVRGAALLLCLLISQATSTSHGQASASGACIASERDALLSFKASLLDPAGRLSSWQGEDCCQWKGVRCSNRTGHLIKLNLRNIDMRDYGYATISSSRPNSSRSVSLSVGQMSSSLATLQHLRYLDLSWNDFKGTSIPVFLASLKNLRYLNLSSAGFSGRIPSQLGNLSKLQYLDLSWNSNYVDWNWNRFYIVDLAWLPRLSLLRHLDMSYVDLGSARDWFRSVNMLPSLKVLGLSSCGLNSTMSGSIPHPNLTNLEVLDMSENTFHTSLKHAWFWNLTGLKELHLSDSGLEGSIPSDLAYMTSLQVIDFSGNDLVGLIPNKLENLCNLTRMRFTGINIGSSIGEFMGRLPKCSWTTLQELSVDGTNMTGNLPIWIGNMTNLSVLQARRNILTGPLPEGVGALGNLKMLDISYNNFSGVFSKEQFASLGKLELLDLSHNKFNGVLLREHFASLGNLRLLDLSYNNFCGVLWKEHFASLGNLEKLDLSYNNFSNFLLKEYSTSLGNLRHLDFSHNKLNGVLTEEHFAGLLNLEYLDLSYNSLRLAINQKWVPPFRLKVARFQSCQLGPSFPKWLRWQSDIDVLILSDANLDDVIPDWFWVTFSRSTSLLASGNKLHGSLPEDLRHMSADHIYLGSNKFIGQVPQLPVNISRLNLSSNCLSGSLPSELNAPLLKEFLLANNQFTGMISSSICQLTGLNRLDLSGNHFTGDIIQCWKESDANSANQFGSDMLSLALNNNNFTGEFPKFLQRSSRLMFLDLSYNRLFGRLPEWLPEKMPQLKILRVRSNMFSGQIPKDITSLGSLHYLDIAHNNISGNVPSSLSNLKAMMTVVSQDTGDYIYEESIPVITKDQKRDYTFAIYQLLVVLDLSSNSLAGHVPEEITSLIGLTNLNLSKNELTGAIPNQIGDLRQLDSLDLSFNEFSGSIPSSLSALTYLSHLNLSYNNLSGAIPSGQQLQTLDNQMYIYIGNPGLCGDPVGRNCSTHDAEQSDLEDIDHMPSVYLAMSIGFVVGLWTVFCTMLMKRTWRAVFFQFVDMMYDMVYVQVAVRWAHMMEKTQDGAP